One part of the Bdellovibrio sp. KM01 genome encodes these proteins:
- a CDS encoding amylovoran biosynthesis protein AmsF produces the protein MQRRQVLQSVGSSLVTALSLATISRTAEAAVLPASLAQGELGSVAELRTTRPSANGAKMIVRSYHSGLNVGGGDFVGYLSSGTDDGGTVFAGSGFYWRRVINDPNNLTVFDFGAKADGKTDALSAVRAMFDWSKANYPTLGIQFPAGTFFMSGFNFGAAEIPFFRMAGANVNFGYFAGTTLLSDGATSSLIKVNARRVELSNLVFKGQADTKPNYQGFFDNICTGGQFFRGSCLRFDKVGGASISLMDTLDCKIDQFYASACQNDVIRARWSGRAAGNWDHSTAIELSNFNLQNCKSGKVLNLPRCTQSLIYNGWIEHCTNPGDISNGQWILDAFSIEDCENPLNARWSRLNSRQINLQSGSSIDNTMQGTDPSRWLSAWEMGSSRVESFGAAFDGSLKYNFLTSRFRLSNDTGQATWFELGNFFTPNMGDSWEIELFGQTQYGNGSDTQALMNPVNGKTTGGRAIIHMQHKTDKLAEASWSAEGNSPVLEVRILPRSATDAKVYVKIANWTPVVMVVMKTNGKDRFMAGQCVRFDATMTATTPPSGNIVAPQRFSLHNGKAGIGGNENGDLLMASRVLTASQVDTSKAKGYLSVVINGEQVAIPYFDVK, from the coding sequence ATGCAAAGAAGACAAGTCTTGCAATCCGTGGGTAGCTCTTTGGTCACTGCTCTGTCACTCGCTACTATTTCCAGAACTGCCGAAGCAGCTGTTTTGCCAGCAAGTTTGGCTCAGGGAGAACTCGGGTCTGTAGCAGAGCTGCGTACGACACGCCCTTCAGCTAATGGCGCAAAGATGATAGTAAGAAGCTACCATTCTGGGCTTAATGTTGGTGGTGGCGACTTTGTCGGTTACTTGTCAAGTGGAACAGATGATGGCGGGACTGTCTTTGCTGGCAGTGGTTTTTATTGGCGTCGCGTGATCAATGATCCCAACAATCTGACGGTGTTTGATTTTGGTGCAAAGGCCGACGGTAAAACTGATGCATTATCAGCGGTCAGAGCGATGTTTGATTGGTCAAAAGCTAACTATCCGACACTTGGCATTCAGTTTCCTGCGGGCACGTTTTTTATGTCTGGTTTTAATTTTGGAGCAGCAGAAATACCATTCTTCCGTATGGCGGGAGCGAACGTAAATTTCGGTTATTTCGCGGGGACAACGTTGCTCTCGGATGGAGCTACGAGTTCTTTGATTAAAGTAAATGCGCGCAGGGTAGAGCTTTCAAATCTGGTCTTCAAGGGACAGGCTGATACAAAACCAAATTACCAAGGCTTCTTTGATAATATTTGTACTGGCGGGCAGTTTTTCCGAGGGTCTTGTTTGCGCTTTGATAAAGTTGGGGGCGCTTCTATAAGTCTTATGGATACACTAGATTGCAAAATTGACCAATTTTACGCAAGTGCCTGTCAAAATGATGTGATCAGAGCCCGTTGGTCAGGGCGAGCAGCCGGAAATTGGGATCACAGCACTGCGATTGAACTTTCCAATTTCAATTTGCAAAATTGTAAAAGCGGAAAGGTTTTAAACTTACCACGCTGTACTCAGTCGCTTATTTATAATGGATGGATCGAGCACTGTACTAATCCAGGAGATATCTCCAACGGACAATGGATTCTTGATGCATTCAGTATTGAAGACTGTGAGAATCCGTTGAACGCGCGTTGGTCGCGCTTGAATTCGCGTCAGATTAATTTGCAATCTGGAAGCAGTATTGACAATACGATGCAGGGCACTGACCCTAGCCGCTGGTTGAGTGCTTGGGAGATGGGTTCCTCGAGAGTGGAGTCCTTTGGTGCCGCTTTCGACGGCAGTCTGAAATACAACTTCCTTACTTCACGTTTTAGATTGAGCAACGATACCGGTCAGGCGACTTGGTTTGAGTTAGGGAATTTCTTTACGCCTAACATGGGAGATAGTTGGGAAATTGAACTATTTGGTCAAACACAGTACGGCAACGGTAGTGATACTCAGGCACTCATGAATCCGGTGAATGGAAAAACCACCGGCGGGCGCGCTATCATTCATATGCAACACAAAACGGATAAGTTGGCGGAGGCCAGTTGGTCAGCGGAAGGAAACTCGCCCGTGCTGGAAGTGCGAATTTTGCCCCGCTCCGCCACAGATGCCAAAGTATACGTGAAGATTGCTAACTGGACGCCGGTAGTTATGGTGGTAATGAAAACCAACGGTAAGGATCGCTTTATGGCGGGGCAATGCGTACGCTTTGACGCCACCATGACAGCTACAACTCCTCCGAGTGGCAATATAGTAGCTCCTCAGCGTTTTAGTTTGCACAATGGAAAAGCCGGAATCGGTGGTAATGAGAACGGAGATTTGTTGATGGCGTCGCGGGTTCTAACTGCTTCGCAGGTCGACACTAGCAAAGCCAAAGGCTACTTGTCGGTGGTGATCAATGGTGAACAAGTTGCCATTCCTTATTTTGATGTAAAGTAA
- the hutU gene encoding urocanate hydratase yields MSRVVKAPTGNKMVCKGWLQEAAYRMIQNNLDPSIAEHPENLVVYGGIGKAARNWECFDKILEALKNLENDETLLVQSGKPIGILKTHEDAPRVLLANSNLVPKWATWEVFNELDKKGLMMYGQMTAGSWIYIGTQGIIQGTYESFVEAGRQYFNGDLKGRVILTAGLGGMGGAQPLAGVFAGACVLAVEIDPTRIQKRLETKYIDEVATDIDDAIARIKKYTAAGEAKSVALLGNMATVIHQLIDKGFTPDLLTDQTSAHDPLVGYIPEGYTVETAKTFREKDQTAYLKAAYDSMAKHVRGMLAMKDKGAVTFDYGNNLRARAQEAGVENAFDYPGFVPAFIRPLFCKGSGPFRWVALSGDPADIKVTDDAMRKLFPHKKDLLRWLDMAEERIAFQGLPARICWLEYGERAKAGAMLNQLVAEGKVKAPIVIGRDHLDCGSVASPNRETEAMKDGSDAVSDWALLNAMVNTACGATWVSLHHGGGVGMGYSQHAGQVIVADGTEKAARRLERVLTADPAMGIFRHLDAGYDLAKQTAKERGVNSCWL; encoded by the coding sequence ATGTCTCGCGTCGTTAAGGCCCCAACGGGTAATAAGATGGTTTGTAAAGGCTGGCTGCAAGAGGCCGCTTACCGCATGATCCAAAACAATTTGGATCCTTCTATCGCAGAACATCCAGAAAATCTTGTCGTGTACGGTGGTATTGGTAAAGCTGCTCGTAACTGGGAATGCTTCGATAAAATCTTGGAAGCGCTTAAAAATCTGGAAAATGACGAAACTCTTTTGGTTCAATCTGGAAAACCCATCGGTATCTTGAAAACTCACGAAGACGCTCCTCGCGTTCTACTTGCGAACTCGAACCTTGTTCCCAAATGGGCCACTTGGGAAGTCTTCAATGAGTTGGATAAAAAAGGTTTGATGATGTACGGCCAGATGACGGCGGGTTCTTGGATCTATATCGGAACTCAAGGGATCATCCAAGGAACTTACGAATCGTTCGTTGAGGCCGGTCGCCAGTACTTCAATGGTGATTTGAAAGGCCGCGTGATTTTGACTGCGGGCTTAGGCGGTATGGGTGGAGCACAACCTCTGGCAGGTGTATTCGCTGGGGCTTGCGTGCTTGCGGTTGAAATCGATCCAACTCGTATTCAAAAACGTCTTGAAACAAAATACATCGACGAAGTGGCAACAGACATCGACGATGCGATTGCTCGTATTAAAAAATACACAGCAGCTGGTGAAGCAAAATCCGTGGCCCTTCTTGGTAACATGGCGACAGTCATTCACCAATTGATCGACAAAGGTTTCACTCCGGATCTTTTGACAGACCAAACATCTGCGCATGATCCATTGGTGGGTTATATCCCTGAAGGTTACACAGTTGAGACTGCGAAAACTTTCCGTGAAAAAGATCAAACGGCTTACTTGAAAGCTGCATACGATTCTATGGCGAAACATGTTCGCGGTATGCTTGCGATGAAAGACAAGGGAGCCGTGACTTTCGATTACGGCAATAACTTGCGTGCACGTGCTCAAGAAGCGGGTGTTGAAAATGCATTTGATTACCCAGGATTCGTTCCTGCGTTCATCCGTCCCTTGTTCTGTAAAGGCTCTGGTCCATTCCGTTGGGTTGCACTTTCTGGTGATCCGGCTGATATCAAAGTGACTGACGATGCGATGAGAAAACTATTCCCTCACAAAAAAGATCTTTTGCGTTGGTTGGATATGGCTGAAGAGCGTATCGCGTTCCAAGGTCTTCCGGCGCGTATCTGCTGGCTTGAATACGGCGAGCGTGCGAAAGCCGGCGCAATGCTGAATCAACTTGTGGCAGAGGGCAAAGTGAAAGCTCCAATCGTTATCGGTCGTGACCATTTGGATTGCGGTTCTGTGGCGTCACCAAATCGTGAAACAGAAGCGATGAAGGACGGTTCCGATGCAGTCAGTGACTGGGCATTGCTAAACGCCATGGTGAACACGGCGTGCGGAGCTACGTGGGTGAGCTTGCATCACGGTGGTGGTGTGGGTATGGGTTACAGCCAACACGCAGGACAAGTGATCGTGGCAGACGGCACTGAAAAAGCGGCTCGCAGGCTTGAGCGCGTATTAACTGCGGATCCAGCAATGGGCATCTTTAGACATTTGGACGCTGGTTATGATCTTGCAAAACAAACTGCAAAAGAACGCGGCGTGAACAGCTGCTGGTTGTAA
- a CDS encoding tRNA-uridine aminocarboxypropyltransferase gives MTLERKRKTKDPCPVCFLNKSRCVCAFIPKLTLKTRLCLVVHAKELKRTTNTGRLAIEALVNSEMRIRGADQNALDLSDLLTPQYRTVMFYPADDARELTAEFVAEDPRPIQLIVPDGNWRQASKVHYRHHELKDVPRVMIKTPNQSPVHMRAENTPEGMATLQAIAEAIGIIEGDAAKEPLMKLYRAKLEGTLQGRGIKPDHF, from the coding sequence ATGACTCTAGAACGCAAAAGAAAGACCAAAGACCCTTGTCCCGTGTGCTTTTTAAACAAAAGCCGCTGTGTCTGTGCGTTCATTCCGAAACTTACACTGAAAACCCGCCTGTGCCTGGTGGTTCACGCCAAGGAACTAAAACGTACTACCAATACCGGGCGCTTGGCGATTGAAGCACTGGTGAATAGCGAAATGCGCATCCGCGGAGCTGATCAAAATGCTTTGGACTTAAGTGATTTACTGACACCTCAGTATCGCACCGTCATGTTTTATCCTGCAGATGATGCCAGGGAATTGACGGCAGAGTTTGTCGCCGAAGATCCCCGCCCGATTCAATTGATTGTTCCGGATGGAAATTGGCGCCAAGCCAGCAAAGTTCACTATCGCCATCATGAATTAAAAGATGTCCCGCGAGTGATGATCAAAACTCCGAATCAGTCACCAGTCCACATGCGCGCAGAAAACACTCCAGAGGGAATGGCGACCTTGCAAGCCATCGCGGAAGCTATCGGAATTATTGAAGGTGATGCCGCAAAAGAACCTTTGATGAAATTGTATCGAGCAAAACTTGAAGGCACGCTTCAAGGTCGCGGCATAAAGCCTGATCATTTCTGA